The Anguilla anguilla isolate fAngAng1 chromosome 4, fAngAng1.pri, whole genome shotgun sequence genome has a window encoding:
- the amh gene encoding muellerian-inhibiting factor, whose translation MWSRRVMRAMLLLLSCATATLPHQGEGGGGMDRILKPDRPRPDQTDGGEDGAWGGERENEDPRSRSFDDAAETADQNSTARPDPEPEPEPDPRTPSGTGPCFGLVEEHEAVGRDLLNAVLEGWGREREPEQEDLTRFGLCSDPDGNSTGLDAVLSALAKGVEKDRGGLHVLHPTKELWGADEEHQRRELTLRFLLPPPLPHSRLGGLAPVLIFALGGTASTGAMRVSFGSPSLLPHRQTVCVSAGTRYAVLTRRQTKDHGHGQGQGQGQGHVVLRITVEANRAEEGEKRSLQDLLTGEGVGRTGTQGPLLLFQSRILDSADSPSNGLAPEVSPSPGPLAPSRTFHFLCVLQKFLSEALSPEKAESVPAQAASVSLDSLQSLPPLTLGASSSESLLLGLLNSSAPTLFSFPRRAGELLEHRVELDLQPPLVAVLRLRLEEAAARAAREATGGCGLGDRLQRLRELGSLPGEGAAPPADKGSDREAQYRALLLFKALQTVLGAWEEERSLRSARGGQEGSGKGGGCRLQPLSVSLKSYVLEPATAAINNCEGPCGFPLAEANNHAILLHSHEQSGQPLGRSPCCVPLRYADLQVVELKGAGTEITIKPNMVAMRCGCR comes from the exons atgtggTCACGGAGGGTGATGAGAGcgatgctgctgttgctgtcctGCGCCACGGCAACGCTGCCACATcaaggggaaggagggggagggatggacCGAATCCTAAAGCCAGACCGTCCCAGGCCAG ATCAAACGGACGGAGGCGAAGATGGAGCTTGGGGGGGCGAGCGGGAGAACGAGGACCCCCGGTCCCGTTCCTTCGACGACGCCGCGGAGACCGCGGACCAGAATAGCACCGCCCGCCCTGACCCGGagcccgaacccgaacccgaccCCAGGACCCCGTCCGGGACGGGTCCGTGCTTCGGCCTGGTGGAGGAGCACGAGGCCGTCGGGAGGGACCTGCTGAACGCGGTGCTCGAAGGCTGGGGAAGGGAAAGGGAGCCGGAGCAGGAGGATCTGACCCGTTTCGGACTTTGTTCCGATCCGGATGGGAACTCGACCGGCCTGGACGCAGTGCTGTCTGCCCTAGCAAAGGGTGTGGAGAAAGACAGGGGCGGACTGCACGTTTTACACCCCACTAAAG AGCTCTGGGGGGCAGACGAGGAGCACCAGAGGAGAGAGCTGACCCTCCGcttcctcctgccccccccactgccccactCCCGCCTCGGCGGCCTGGCCCCCGTCCTGATCTTTGCCCTGGGGGGCACCGCCAGCACGGGTGCGATGAGGGTGTCCTTCGGCAGCCCGTCCCTCCTCCCGCACCGACAG ACAGTTTGCGTTTCAGCTGGGACCCGATACGCAGTCCTGACCAGGAGACAAACGAAGGACCACGGTCACGGTCAAGGTCAAggtcaaggtcaaggtcacGTGGTGCTGCGAATTACGGTGGAGGCGAACCGGGCAGAGGAAG GGGAGAAGAGGAGCCTGCAGGACCTGCTGACAGGGGAGGGAGTCGGGCGTACTGGCACCCAgggtcctctgctgttgttCCAGAGCAGAATACTGGACAGCGCAGACTCTCCTAGCAACgg ATTGGCACCAGAGGTGAGTCCATCCCCAGGGCCTCTGGCACCCTCCCGGACTTTCCACTTCCTGTGCGTCCTGCAGAAATTCCTGAGCGAGGCCCTCTCCCCGGAGAAGGCGGAGTCTGTTCCGGCTCAGGCTGCCTCCGTCTCCCTGGACTCCCTGCAGTCCCTGCCTCCCCTGACCCTGGGAGCCTCCTCCAGCGAGTCGCTCCTCCTGGGGCTCCTCAACTCCTCGGCCCCGACCTTGTTCTCCTTCCCCCGCCGGGCCGGCGAGCTGCTGGAGCACCGGGTGGAGCTGGATCTACAGCCCCCCCTGGTGGCCGTGTTGAGACTGCGGCTGGAGGAGGCCGCGGCCCGGGCGGCTCGGGAGGCGACGGGAGGGTGTGGCCTCGGCGACCGGCTGCAGCGGCTGCGGGAGCTCGGCTCGCTGCCCGGGGAGGGTGCAGCGCCCCCAGCAG ATAAGGGGAGCGACAGAGAGGCGCAGTATCGCGCCCTGCTCCTGTTCAAGGCCCTGCAGACGGTGCTGGGGGCCTGGGAGGAGGAGCGCAGCCTCCGGTCCGCCCGGGGGGGTCAGGAAGGCTCcggaaaggggggagggtgcCGGCTGCAGCCGCTGTCCGTGTCGCTGAAGAGCTACGTGCTGGAGCCCGCCACGGCCGCCATCAACAACTGCGAGGGCCCGTGCGGCTTCCCGCTGGCGGAGGCCAACAACCACGCCATCCTGCTGCACAGCCACGAGCAGAGCGGGCAGCCGCTGGGCCGCTCGCCTTGCTGCGTGCCCCTGCGGTACGCCGACCTGCAGGTGGTGGAGCTCAAGGGGGCGGGCACCGAGATCACCATCAAGCCCAACATGGTCGCCATGCGCTGCGGCTGCCgctga